The Fibrobacter sp. UWB16 genomic interval ATGACGCTGCAAACAATCAACATAAAATTACGCTGGAATTTGGACACGACGCCATTGAGGTGCAAAGAAATCAGCATCACCCAAAGTGGGCCAATCGCCATGTTGGACAAGAACAGGATATTGTTCGAGACATAAGCCAATACTTTCACGAAACGGCCTGTATGACCATCAATGGAAAAAGTTATCGCATCGGCAATGCAGGCGACAATCACAAGAATGATGATGCCAAGCAAAACTTTGTCTTCGCCATTCTTTTTTTGCAACTTCCAAGCACCGCTGAAAATTGCACCGAGAATCAAAAAGATCCCCAGCATATCAGCGACATAAACTTCACGCAAATAGACTTCTTGCATAAGCAACCTCTAGAGGGTTATGTAAGAAATTTATAATATTTTTCTAAAAAGTACAAAAACGCAGGCTCGGAATGTACGAGTCTGCGTTTTTTCAAATGCGTCATTCCGGGCTTGACCCGGAATCGCTCAAGTCGCGAAATTAGCGGACGACTTTTCTGTCTTCAGCAGTCATGTCGATGAATGCCTTGACACTCATCTGGCCCTTGTCGCCGTCCTTACGCTTACGGACAGAAACAAGACCTTCTGCTGCTTCCTTTTCGCCTACAATGAGGAGATACGGAACCTTCTGGAGTTCGCACTGGCGGATCTTGTAACCCAACTTTTCGTTGGATTCGTCGATTTCAGTACGCACGCCGGCAGCCACGAGTTCATCCTGCACCTTCTTGGCGTAGTCCACGAACTTTTCAGAAATCGGGAGCACGCGAGCCTGCACCGGAGCAAGCCACAGCGGGAAGTCGCCCATGAATTCTTCGATAAGAATGCCGAGGAAGCGTTCGATGGAACCGACAGCAGCACGGTGCAACATCACCGGAATGTGCTTCTGGTTGTCCTTGCCGACATATTCAGCACCAAGGCGCTGCGGCAAGTTGAAGTCCACCTGGATGGTACCGCACTGCCAATCACGTCCGAGGGAGTCCTTCAGCGTGAATTCGAGCTTCGGGCCGTAGAAGGCACCTTCGCCCGGGTTCAGCACGTAGTCAAGACCAGCGAGCTTCGTAGCTTCGGCGAGAGCGGCTTCAGCCTTGTCCCAGATTTCGTCAGAACCCACACGCTTTGCCGGGCGGGTAGAGAACTTCACCTTCACATCGTCAAATCCGAAGTCGTGGTAGATTTCCTTGACCAAGTGGCAGAAGTCAGCCACTTCGCTTGCAATCTGGTCTTCGGTGCAGAAGATATGAGCATCGTCCTGCACAAAGCCACGCACGCGCATAAGGCCGTGCATCGTACCGGCAGGTTCGTAACGATGGCACTTACCGAATTCGGCAAGGCGCATCGGGAGGTCACGCCAGCTACGGAGCTGAGAATTGAAAATCAAAATGTGGCACGGGCAGTTCATCGGCTTCACAGCCATTTCGACATCGCCAGCCATCGTCTTGAACATGTTTTCATTGTACTTGTCAGCGTGGCCGGACTTGATCCACAAAGTCTTGTTCACGATTTCCGGAGTGATCACTTCGAGGTAGCCGCGATGGTCGATCTTGCCACGGATGTAATCCTTGAGGGCGTTCACCATCTTGGTGCCCTTCGGGTGCCAGAACACCATGCCAGGAGAATGGTCTTCGATGTGGTAAAGGTCCATTTCCTTGCCGATCTTGCGGTGGTCGCGCTTGGCGGCTTCTTCGAGCAACTTCACGTAAGTTTCGAGACCTTCCTTGTCAGCAAAGCAGGTACCGTAAACACGAGTGAGCTGGTCGCTCTTCTGGTCGCCGTGCCAGTAAGCACCGGAAATCGAAAGCACCTTGAAAGCCTTAAGCTTGCCCGTAGAAGGCACGTGAGGACCGGCACAGAGGTCTTCCCAGTTCTTGCCCGGTTCGCCCGTTACATAAAAACTCAACTTGCCATCCGAACCTTCGCGAGCGAGAGCACGTTCAGCGTTATCGTGCTTGTACTTGTCGCCTTCCGTGCGAGCGAGGCCTTCTTCGGCGCTAACTTCGCAACGAGTGAACGGACGGTCTTCCTTGATGATTTCCTTCATCCGCTTTTCAATCTTCGGGAAGTCTTCTTCCTTGAGCGGAGTCGGTGTCATCAAATCGTAGTAGAAACCCTTGTCGATTGCCGGACCGTAAGCGAGCTTTGTGCCCGGGAACAAGTCGCAGATGGCTTCGGCGAGCACGTGGCTGCAGCTGTGACGGAGGAGCATCAATGCATCCGGATCGTCGTTGCTCGGGGTGATGATGCGGATGGAACCGCTTTCGGTGAGCGGACGGGTAAGGTCCAAAACCTTTTCGCCGAGTTTAACGCCAAGAGCCTTGCGTGCGAGGCCTTCAGAAATGCTCTTTGCAATTTCGAGGCCGGTGGTGCCCGATGCTACGGAACGTACGGAGCCATCGGGGAAGGTAAGTTCGATTTGAGACATAAATAATCCTTTTTGTGGGCGGTTCTCGCCCGGTTCCCCAGAAATACGACATCTGGCGGTGCGGGCTAAGATAGAAAAAGACTATAAGTGTGGCTAGTGGTGGTGGTTTGTGATTAGGGAATGTAATCGGAAATTGACCCGAAAAACGTCATTGCGAGGAAAAAAATGACGAAGCAATCCATACAAAAAGGGAGGGGAAAGCCTTCCCCTCGCTCGCACTACGTTGCTCGCTACCCTTTCTAGCGGGGACACCCCGCAACGCCCGATTAAATCGCATAAATATCAATTTTCAATCAACTCAAAGGCAATGTCATTCATTCAGATTATATGATTGTCTAATTAAACTCACCACATATTCAATATCGGCGTCCGAATTTAGAGCGATTTCATAATCGCCATTTCCCCAATGTCCAATGTCAGCAACATTCCTAGCAATTTTTTTGCTGTCTTCTAATTTCCCTTTTTTCACATTCAACCAAATTTTTATTTGATTTTTTTGAATGTTTATGTCGCAAAAATTAGTTTTTCTGATAAATGCTATATAGAACTTTGTAGCTTTGATTGAAATGTCATCTCCAATATTTAAAATCATACGCTTAACTTTGTCGTATAGCTCCTGCATTTCCAAAGAACCGGCCTCTTTTCGATTGCTTTCTGTGTAAATTTTTATTTCTTTGTTAACAGCTTTAACTTTTTCATTTGTTTTTGAAATAGTCGTTATTGACTCTGAAGACTGTTTAGCAAGTATTTGCATGAATGTAATCGTATTATTGGCGTATTTCTTTATTTCATACAACTCTATTGGAAGATCATTAAAACCAATAGCTTCTCGCTGATAAGAGGTAAAAGATGGTGCTACGAAAATAACCTTAGATTGAGACCAATCAACATCGTTTCTCTTTAAATTTTCACCAGTAGTTTCATTGTACTCTAATATAAGGTCAGATTTGTGGTTTAACATAACGGAAAGATACGCGTAACCCTGATCTATTACGCTAAAATTTTTATCGCGCTTGTATTCAACAATTACGAAGGACTGGTTGTTTTTGTCAAAACCTAGAGAATCAAA includes:
- a CDS encoding DUF5655 domain-containing protein — its product is MPLFHLENNNLKRIKESSFRLEKDIQSLCEKNMEELLGCKFIKTEFSIEKFRFDSLGFDKNNQSFVIVEYKRDKNFSVIDQGYAYLSVMLNHKSDLILEYNETTGENLKRNDVDWSQSKVIFVAPSFTSYQREAIGFNDLPIELYEIKKYANNTITFMQILAKQSSESITTISKTNEKVKAVNKEIKIYTESNRKEAGSLEMQELYDKVKRMILNIGDDISIKATKFYIAFIRKTNFCDINIQKNQIKIWLNVKKGKLEDSKKIARNVADIGHWGNGDYEIALNSDADIEYVVSLIRQSYNLNE
- the thrS gene encoding threonine--tRNA ligase, which encodes MSQIELTFPDGSVRSVASGTTGLEIAKSISEGLARKALGVKLGEKVLDLTRPLTESGSIRIITPSNDDPDALMLLRHSCSHVLAEAICDLFPGTKLAYGPAIDKGFYYDLMTPTPLKEEDFPKIEKRMKEIIKEDRPFTRCEVSAEEGLARTEGDKYKHDNAERALAREGSDGKLSFYVTGEPGKNWEDLCAGPHVPSTGKLKAFKVLSISGAYWHGDQKSDQLTRVYGTCFADKEGLETYVKLLEEAAKRDHRKIGKEMDLYHIEDHSPGMVFWHPKGTKMVNALKDYIRGKIDHRGYLEVITPEIVNKTLWIKSGHADKYNENMFKTMAGDVEMAVKPMNCPCHILIFNSQLRSWRDLPMRLAEFGKCHRYEPAGTMHGLMRVRGFVQDDAHIFCTEDQIASEVADFCHLVKEIYHDFGFDDVKVKFSTRPAKRVGSDEIWDKAEAALAEATKLAGLDYVLNPGEGAFYGPKLEFTLKDSLGRDWQCGTIQVDFNLPQRLGAEYVGKDNQKHIPVMLHRAAVGSIERFLGILIEEFMGDFPLWLAPVQARVLPISEKFVDYAKKVQDELVAAGVRTEIDESNEKLGYKIRQCELQKVPYLLIVGEKEAAEGLVSVRKRKDGDKGQMSVKAFIDMTAEDRKVVR